The Methanotorris formicicus Mc-S-70 DNA window CTGAATTTATACATGGTCCAAAGAATGTTGAGCCATACACATACAATCCAGAGAAGGCAAAACAACTCCTTGCAGAGGCAGGTTATAAAGATACAGATGGAGATGGCATCTTAGATAAAGATGGAAAACCATTGAAATTGGTTTTATTAACAGGAGATAGGCAGATGGAAAGAGATACAGCAGTCTATATGCAAAATAATTTAAAGAATATTGGAATTGATGTAGAGATTAAGAGTTTAGAAGACAAAGCAAGAAAGCAATTGGCTAAAAAAGGAGAGTTTGATATCTGCAGGTGCCACCCATGGGTTGCTCCACCAGTTAGGTACTTGAAGTGGAGATGCACAGACAATGGCTATGACAACTACGGATGTAAGTTTGGAGTGAATGAGGACGTTAAAGAGTTAATTGATAAAATCTACACAGCAAAGAGTGATGAAGATCTGGAAAAATACTGGAATGAATTATGGAAAATTGAATATGACTTCTGCCCAGCAATGGGGTTGTATGTAAGACCAAGAGCATTTGCATTTAAAGACAATATTGAAGGATTTAGGTTTGATGCAGATGTTGGATATATCGATTTAAGTAATGTGGTTATAAAATAACATCAATTAAATTTTAATTTTTTTAGGTGGGTTGTAATGAAGAAATTTATAATGAGAAGATTGTTTTTGGCAATACCAACTGCAATATTTGTTTCTTTGATCTCATTTTCACTGTTGTATTTTTCTCCTGGAAATCCAGCGGAGATTGTTTTAGAAATGAAATCTCCAGATGGAAGTCCAGATAACCAGATGATTAAGGAGTATGAGAAAAAATTGGGTTTAGACAAGCCGTTTTATGAATTATATTTAATTTGGTTGAGTAGGGTAGTGAGGGGAGATTTAGGCTACTCTTTCCAGAATGGAGAACCAGTTTTGGATGAGTTTATGGCAAGGTTTCCATATACGGTTATGATTATGATAGGGGCTACTGTTGTTTATTTTATATTGGGGATTACGATGGGGATTTTATCTGCCTTAAATAAAGATGGAGTTATTGATAATTTAGTTAGGGCCTATGCATCAATAAAAATGGCAATACCAAGTTTTTGGTTGGCATTGTTGTTAATTTGGATATTTTCTGTTAAACTTAAACTTGTTAGTGCCTTTGGATACAATGGATTGGAAAGTTTAATATTGCCTTCTCTTGCCCTTGGCTTAGGAATGGCTGGTTCTTTGGCAAGGGTTTTGAGGACTTGCATCCTTGAAACGTTGAGTAGTGATTATATTTTAACTGCAAGGGCAAAGGGTCTTAGAGAGATTGTTATTATGTTAAGACATGTTTTAAAAAATGCATTTTTGCCTGTTGTTACTTTAATTGGAATGAAAACTGCCTATCTATTAGGAGGGGCTGTGATAGTTGAGACTATTTTTGGTTGGCCAGGGATGGGGAGTTATTTTGTTGAGGCAATAAATGCAAAAGATTTCCCAATTGTGTCTGGATTTGTGTTTATATTTGGAATTCTCTTTGTTCTGGTTAATTTGATTGTTGATGTTTCCTATGCAATGTTGGACCCAAGGGTAAGATATGATAAAGGTGAATAGAGGATGGAAGCAAAGAGAAAGATTGTTTTATGCTCATTGGGGATTGGGATAGTATTTGTTATTTCTCTATTCTCCCCCCATATATTCAAAGATGTGAATGAGATAAATTTTAAAGAAAAACTCCAACCACCAAGTTTAAAACATCCGTTTGGAACTGACAACTTTGGCAGGGATTTATTGGAGAGAACTTTGTGTGGATTGAGAATTTCCTTAATTTTGGCAGTTTGCATTGAGATAATTTCCTTAACTATTGGAATTTCGATTGGATTGATAGCAGGATATTATGGAGGGATTGTTGATGAGATAATAAGTAGGGTTATAGATACTTTAATGGCATTTCCAAATATTATCTTTGCCTTAACATTAATTGCCATTTTAGGACAGGGGATGGTTACTTTAATCTTAGCACTTTCACTCCTTGGATGGATTGGCTATGCAAGGATTATTAGGAGTGAGGTTTTATCAATAAAAGAGAATGAGTATGTTTTATTATCAAAGGCAGTTGGAGGAAGCGATTTCTATATAATGATAAAGCACATCCTTCCAAATGCAATAATGCCTTTAATCCCTCTTGCTACTTTAATGATTGGGCATTCAGTCCTTTCTATTGCTGGATTAAGCTTTCTCGGCTTGGGAGTTCAGCCACCAACACCAGAACTTGGTTTAATGCTTAAAGAATCAATGACCTATATGGATATTGCTCCTTGGTTGATGATTTTTCCAGGATTAGTTTTATCAGTTTGTGTTTTGCTCTTTAATACTCTTGGAGATGCTTTAAGAGATTTATTTGACCCAAGAAAAAGAGAGATGTGGTGATACAATGGATATTAAAAACTATATAAAATCAAGGTGGAATCAGCATGCAGAGAGATATGATAAGATTCCAGCACATGGTGTGAATTCTGAAAAGGATAAAATTGCTGTTAAAGAGGCATTAAAAGAGATTCTTAAGGAAAAAATGAGAGTTTTAGATATTGGATGCGGAACTGGCTTTTTGTCCTTAATTTTGGCAGAACTAGGTTGTGAAGTTGTTGCTATTGATTTATCAGAAAATATGATGGAGAAAGCAAAGGAGAAAGCAGAGAAATTTGGCTACAATATTTTGTTTAAGGTGGAAGATGCAGAGAACCTATCTTTTGAAGATGAGACTTTTGATGCCGTCTTAGAAAGACACGTTTTATGGACGCTTCCTAATGTAGAGAGGGCAATTAAAAAATGGACAAGAGTATTAAAAAAAAGAGGAAAACTGATATTGATTGAGAGTGAGAAGAAGGGAAATACTGCAAACCACCACTATGATGAAGAGATTGCAAAAAAACTTCCGTTTGGAAATGGTGTTGATTTGGAGAAATTTGAAGAGATTGCTAAAAGCTGTAATTTAACATTCACAACAAAAAAGTTGGATTGTGAGAAGATAAATCTGATGATTATTTGTGAAAAATTATAATTTTATTCTCAATTAGTAATAAAATTTAAATACTTAATGTTAAGAAATAGCAATGAATTCCATATAGAGTACAACTTAAATGGTGATTCAATGGAGCCGATGCAGGGTTGTAGAATGATAGGAGCGGTTAGAGCATTTATTGGTATTGAAGATGGCTATATAGTTCTCCACTCTCCTCCTGGATGCCATTCTGGAGTTATGATGCTTGAGGTTTTGCAAGATAATAGCGATTGGAGAATAGCAGTTTCTGGAATGCATCAGAGGGATTTGATTTATGGTGCTGAAGATAAATGCCTTTTGGCAATAAAGAAGGTTTATGAAAACTTTAAGCCATCCTTTATTGTATCTATGGATTGCTGTTCATCTGGAATTTTGGGAGAGGATTTGGAGAGTGTTGTTGAAAATGCAAAAAAGGAGATTAATACTGAGGTTATTTATTTTAGCGGAGCAGGTTATCATAGTTTGGCCTATTATGGCTATGAGGAGGCATTGGAGGGATTAATCAAATTCATGGAGCAAAAGGAAATTATTAAGAATTCAATAAATCTCATTGGGATAAAGATAGATGATTTTAAGGTAAAGGAGGATATTGAGGAAATTAAAAGGATTTGTAACAACGCAGGTATTGGGATAAATGCTATCCTAACCTACGATACCTTTGAAAATATAAAAAATGCCCCAAATGCTGAGTTGAATGTTGTTTTTGGAGATGGGATTAAATTGGCTGAAGAGATGAAAAAGAAATTTGGAATCCCTTATGTTATTGTTGATTATCCTTACGGTTTAAATGGAACATTGGAGTTTTTAAACGCTATGGATGAGTTTTTCGATGTAAATTTTGATTTTGTTGAGAAGGAGAAAGAGAAGATAAATAAAATTGTTGAAAAAGTCCAATTTTACTTAAAAGGGTTTTATGGAATGAGTTGTGCAGTTGTTGGAGATTATAAAGCAATAGGATTTGCTAAATTTTTATCAGATGAGATTGGATTCGATATTGATACATTAGGCATTTCAAAATTCTACAACATGGAAAATAAACTAAAAGAAATTAAGGATTTTGTTGAAAATGTTGTTATTGATGATAGGAAAGAATTGGAAGATAAAATCATGAAAAATGATATTGAAGTTCTCTTTGGCTCAACATATGAGAAAAAAATAGCCCAAGAGAAGGGAATTCCATTAATAAGGTTTTCCTATCCAGTAGTTGATGAAGTATCTTTAATAAATTCTCCACTCGCTGGCTTTAATGGGATTCCAACGATTATTGAGCGAATGATAAATGAAATTATTAAAGCATAGGTGAAATTATGCAATACAAACAACAGAAGATAAGGATTTGTTCAAATTTTCCATTGCATAGGCAGAGTGGTATTCCTGGAAAGGTCTGTGGAGCTTTAAGGATAGCAAATCAAATAAAAGGATGCATTCCTATCCTTCACTCCCCAGTTGGTTGTGCATTCCAAAGGAAGATAAATACCTTCGCCCCTTATGAGATAACCTATAACTTACCTTGCACAGATTTAACTGAGGTTGATACTGTCTATGGAGGACATGAGAAATTGATTGAGAAGATTTTAGAGGTTGATAAAAAATACAAACCAGAACTTATAATGATTATCTCTACCTGTGCCCCAGATTTGATTGGAGAGGATTATGAGATTACTTTGGACGAGGTTAGGGAAAAAGTAAATGCAAAAATCATCTATGACACTGGGCATGCAAAGAGAGCCCCAGTAGGAATGCAGAGTGCTATGTATTCCTTAGCAACTCAGGTTATGGAAGTGGGGGAGAAGATTGAGAAGAGTTTGAATATCTTTAAACTCTCATATCATAGAACTGACTTGGTTGATGAATTTGTTGATATTTTGAAGGAGATGGGTGCTTATGTTAATGGCATCTATTTCAACAACAATACGGTTGAAGAAATAAGAAATATCCCAAGAGCAGAACTCAATTTGGTTGATTATCCTGCTGACTGGGTTTTGTATGCAGAGAAGAGGTTTGGAATGAAATATCTCACACCCCCAAGGTTAAAAGTAGAGGATTCCCTAACAACATTAAATGGCTTTGCTAAGTATTTGTATGCTATTGCCGATGCTTTGAATTTAGATGCAGATGTTGTTGAGAAGAGAAAGAAAATGGCGGAGGAGGAACTTGAAAAATATAAGCAGAAATTGAAGGGCAAGAAAATAGCAAGTGGATTTTCAGTGCATGGAGGGGCTATGCAGACGTTGATTGAGGATATTGGAATGGAATGCCCAATTTTAATATTAAAAACAAGAAGGATGAGTTTGTCAATGAAAGATGAGGTTATTAAGCATATTTCAAATGCTATGACAAGATTTATTGAAAAACATCAGGGATATGCCCCAGAAATCCTTATAAATCCAACAACAGAGGAAGAGATAAGGGCAATGAAAGAACATGGCATAGAGTTGTGTGTTGGAGGGATGGAAAATAACATGTTCGAGTATTTGAGGAATGGGATTAGATTGTTCGATATGAGGAGGATGATGCAAATTTCAAAGGTTGGATTTGGAAATGCCATAAATATTGCAAGGGAGACATATAAGATATTGTTTAAAAAACCAAAATCATCATTGTTGTTAGGTAATCTCAACTATTCTGAAAAGAATCCAAGTTTAACAACTTATTGGGCAGATATTGTTGATGTGTTCCAAACATGCTGGTATTGTGAATATAGATAAAAAAGAGGTGAAGGTATGAAGCAGATAGCGTTTTATGGAAAAGGAGGAATTGGAAAATCAACAACCGTCTGTAATATAGCGGCAGCATTGGCAGATGAAGGTAAAAAAGTAATGGTTATTGGATGCGACCCAAAGCATGACTGCACATCAAATTTGAGAGGGGGGGAAGAAATCCCAACTGTTTTAGATACTTTGAGAGAAAAGGGAATGGAGAAGATGAGTTTAAATGACATATTGGATGGTAAAAAAATAGAGTTGGATGAGATTGTTTATAAGGGATATAAAGGTATTTATTGCATTGAGGCTGGAGGGCCTAAGCCTGGCTATGGATGTGCTGGAAGAGGGGTTATTGTTGCCATTGATTTGTTAAAGAAGATGAATGTTTTTGAGGAGTTGGAGGTTGATATCGTTCTCTATGATGTTTTGGGAGATGTTGTTTGTGGTGGATTTGCAATGCCTTTGAGAATGGGACTTGCTAAGCAAATTTATATTGTTACTTCCTCCGATTACATGGCTATGTATGCAGCCAATAACATCTGCAGAGGAATGAAGGAATTTGCAAAAAAAGGAGGAAGTAGGTTAGGGGGTTTAATCTATAACGTTAGAGGTTCTTTGGATGCTGGGGATATTGTTACTGAGTTTGCTAAAAAATTAGGAACTGAGATTATTGGGAAGATTCCAAATTCCTTGTTAATTGCTGAGGCGGAGATTGAGGGGAAGACGGTTGTTGAATACTCTCCAAACAGTGAGGTTGCATCAATTTAT harbors:
- a CDS encoding ABC transporter permease yields the protein MEAKRKIVLCSLGIGIVFVISLFSPHIFKDVNEINFKEKLQPPSLKHPFGTDNFGRDLLERTLCGLRISLILAVCIEIISLTIGISIGLIAGYYGGIVDEIISRVIDTLMAFPNIIFALTLIAILGQGMVTLILALSLLGWIGYARIIRSEVLSIKENEYVLLSKAVGGSDFYIMIKHILPNAIMPLIPLATLMIGHSVLSIAGLSFLGLGVQPPTPELGLMLKESMTYMDIAPWLMIFPGLVLSVCVLLFNTLGDALRDLFDPRKREMW
- a CDS encoding nitrogenase component 1 translates to MEPMQGCRMIGAVRAFIGIEDGYIVLHSPPGCHSGVMMLEVLQDNSDWRIAVSGMHQRDLIYGAEDKCLLAIKKVYENFKPSFIVSMDCCSSGILGEDLESVVENAKKEINTEVIYFSGAGYHSLAYYGYEEALEGLIKFMEQKEIIKNSINLIGIKIDDFKVKEDIEEIKRICNNAGIGINAILTYDTFENIKNAPNAELNVVFGDGIKLAEEMKKKFGIPYVIVDYPYGLNGTLEFLNAMDEFFDVNFDFVEKEKEKINKIVEKVQFYLKGFYGMSCAVVGDYKAIGFAKFLSDEIGFDIDTLGISKFYNMENKLKEIKDFVENVVIDDRKELEDKIMKNDIEVLFGSTYEKKIAQEKGIPLIRFSYPVVDEVSLINSPLAGFNGIPTIIERMINEIIKA
- a CDS encoding nitrogenase component 1 — its product is MQYKQQKIRICSNFPLHRQSGIPGKVCGALRIANQIKGCIPILHSPVGCAFQRKINTFAPYEITYNLPCTDLTEVDTVYGGHEKLIEKILEVDKKYKPELIMIISTCAPDLIGEDYEITLDEVREKVNAKIIYDTGHAKRAPVGMQSAMYSLATQVMEVGEKIEKSLNIFKLSYHRTDLVDEFVDILKEMGAYVNGIYFNNNTVEEIRNIPRAELNLVDYPADWVLYAEKRFGMKYLTPPRLKVEDSLTTLNGFAKYLYAIADALNLDADVVEKRKKMAEEELEKYKQKLKGKKIASGFSVHGGAMQTLIEDIGMECPILILKTRRMSLSMKDEVIKHISNAMTRFIEKHQGYAPEILINPTTEEEIRAMKEHGIELCVGGMENNMFEYLRNGIRLFDMRRMMQISKVGFGNAINIARETYKILFKKPKSSLLLGNLNYSEKNPSLTTYWADIVDVFQTCWYCEYR
- the nifH gene encoding nitrogenase iron protein, with the translated sequence MKQIAFYGKGGIGKSTTVCNIAAALADEGKKVMVIGCDPKHDCTSNLRGGEEIPTVLDTLREKGMEKMSLNDILDGKKIELDEIVYKGYKGIYCIEAGGPKPGYGCAGRGVIVAIDLLKKMNVFEELEVDIVLYDVLGDVVCGGFAMPLRMGLAKQIYIVTSSDYMAMYAANNICRGMKEFAKKGGSRLGGLIYNVRGSLDAGDIVTEFAKKLGTEIIGKIPNSLLIAEAEIEGKTVVEYSPNSEVASIYRELAKKIYENENGVVPNPLENEEIMQIGKRVKERIRTLRT
- a CDS encoding class I SAM-dependent methyltransferase; this encodes MDIKNYIKSRWNQHAERYDKIPAHGVNSEKDKIAVKEALKEILKEKMRVLDIGCGTGFLSLILAELGCEVVAIDLSENMMEKAKEKAEKFGYNILFKVEDAENLSFEDETFDAVLERHVLWTLPNVERAIKKWTRVLKKRGKLILIESEKKGNTANHHYDEEIAKKLPFGNGVDLEKFEEIAKSCNLTFTTKKLDCEKINLMIICEKL
- a CDS encoding ABC transporter permease, producing MKKFIMRRLFLAIPTAIFVSLISFSLLYFSPGNPAEIVLEMKSPDGSPDNQMIKEYEKKLGLDKPFYELYLIWLSRVVRGDLGYSFQNGEPVLDEFMARFPYTVMIMIGATVVYFILGITMGILSALNKDGVIDNLVRAYASIKMAIPSFWLALLLIWIFSVKLKLVSAFGYNGLESLILPSLALGLGMAGSLARVLRTCILETLSSDYILTARAKGLREIVIMLRHVLKNAFLPVVTLIGMKTAYLLGGAVIVETIFGWPGMGSYFVEAINAKDFPIVSGFVFIFGILFVLVNLIVDVSYAMLDPRVRYDKGE